One Drechmeria coniospora strain ARSEF 6962 chromosome 01, whole genome shotgun sequence genomic region harbors:
- a CDS encoding Pre-mRNA-splicing factor rse-1: MATTSNMFLYSLTIQPPTNVVQAILDFVIVSSDSGRITIVEYDPVQNRFARVHMETYGKSGVRRVVPGEYLVCDPKGRAFLVASIEKNKLVYILNRVSGGSNPEGNLAAELTISSPLEAHKPRVLVLSMVALDVGYSNPVFAALEINCSALDPDTSEEGLDEVQTQLVYYELDLGLNHVVRKWSEPVDPTSSLLFQVPGGSDGPSGVLICGLESITYRHSNQEPLRIAIPRRRGATEDPTRKRSIVAGIMHKLKGSSGAFFFLLQTEDGDLFRVTMDMVKDDAGKPTGEVRKLTIKYFDTVPVATSFCILKSGFLYVASQFGNAGFYQFEKLGDDDGEMEFTSDSFPVDPHASYDPVYFHPRKAENITMFQSIPSMNPLTDCKVANLTGDDAPQIYTICGTGARSSFRTLKHGLDVTEIVGSELPGAPVAVWTLKLNRDDQYDAYIVLSFGNGSLILSIGETVEEVSDSGFLTQVPTLAAQLLGENGLLQVHPKGIRVVRNGQASDWEVPQHRSIVSAATNAKQVAVALSSGEIIYFEADDEGNLNEFEDRKEMTGTVTALSLGDVPEGRVRSSYLAVGCDDCTVRILSLDAGSTLESKSVQALTAAPTSLAIIAMDDASSGGSTLYLHIGLHSGVYLRTVIDEVSGELTDTRQKFLGPKQVKLFQLTVEGKTCVLALSSRPWLGYPDPITSSFVMTPLNFSELQFGWNFTSEQCEEGLVTIHGQELSILSIERLGDTLTHKSVSLTYTPRKLIKHPEQPLFYTIEADNNTLSPDLREKLLADPAAMNGDSAVLPPDTFGYPRGNHRWASCISVIDPVSADEPQVLQTLELDNNESVVSCAIVPFASQDGEHFLVVGTGTNIVVNPPSFSSAHINIYRLNDGGRALEFVHRTPVEDLPSALLAFQGRALVGIGKTLRVYDLGMRQLLRKSQAEVSPRKIVSLNAQGNRIVVGDVQHGITYVAFKQTSNKLIPFVDDYVARWTTCSAMVDYESVAGGDKFGNIFIVRSPPKASQEADEEETGIHLLNARSYLNGTPNRLNLMCHFYTGDTPTSIAKTSLVVGGQSVLLWSGLMGTIGVFIPLVTREDADFFQTLEQHLRTDDPPLLGRDHLMYRGYYAPVKGVIDGDLCERYNLLPNDKKMMIAAELDRSVREIERKISHVPETLPLGASQLAALSDGYPEQLLQLASSGLYLTSTEPSPALKMSKPGLSFGLNVRKKPGPAKPVPSKRKPLFGGDDDSDDGNADGEACTEIGGRLDLDGTTSEQSSSQVAKQRGALPTQPPKLKPKSQKAVFGDLSNTLSSKKNAETAEKLDPSVYEYDSVYDSLKPTKEATTEDVERKPKYMKSLMQAAEVRKRDALIAEEKKIAREREAEGDEYADKEKFVTEAYKKQQEENKRLEAEERKREEEEAKKNEGGGMSAFYRKLLDQGDERHSRVVKAAEERAKQGPQTDQKSDEEMDKDKAEARLAQDLNEKGASIALNEDGEVVDKRQLLQGGLNVGAKKKQAVEHEAGRARESSRSHFSGAQVDRKQAMRERQTRMLEEQLEQSLKRSREDEKAQREEVERTAKSRKTEGEISSARERYLARKREAEEAKKQGSTE; this comes from the exons ATGGCGACCACCTCCAACATGTTCCTTTACTCGCTGACGATCCAGCCGCCAACCAACGTCGTCCAAGCGATTCTGG ATTTTGTCATTGTCTCCTCTGACTCGGGCCGTATCACCATTGTCGAGTACGACCCTGTGCAAAACCGCTTCGCGCGGGTTCATATGGAAACATATGGAAAATCAGGCGTCCGGAGAGTCGTTCCTGGAGAGTACCTGGTGTGCGACCCTAAAGGCAGGGCCTTTCTTGTCGCTTCCATCGAAAAAAACAAGCTCGTCTACATCTTGAACCGCGTCTCGGGCGGCAGCAATCCAGAAGGGAACCTGGCGGCAGAGCTAACGATATCGTCGCCCCTCGAAGCTCACAAGCCTAGAGTTCTTGTTCTCTCAATGGTGGCTCTAGATGTCGGATATTCAAATCCCGTCTTTGCAGCCCTCGAGATCAATTGCTCAGCCCTCGATCCGGACACCAGCGAAGAGGGGCTGGACGAGGTTCAGACCCAACTGGTATACTATGAGCTAGACCTCGGCCTCAACCATGTCGTCCGGAAGTGGTCCGAACCCGTTGATCCTACCTCTTCCCTGCTCTTTCAAGTCCCCGGAGGCTCTGACGGTCCCAGCGGTGTCCTGATTTGTGGCCTGGAAAGCATAACCTACAGGCACAGCAACCAGGAGCCCCTGCGCATCGCGATTCCGAGGCGTCGAGGCGCAACGGAGGATCCCACCCGCAAGCGCTCCATTGTCGCCGGAATCATGCACAAGCTGAAAGGTAGCAGCGGCGCTTTCTTCTTTCTCCTCCAGACTGAAGACGGTGATCTCTTCCGCGTAACCATGGACATGGtcaaggacgacgccggcaagCCCACTGGGGAGGTCAGAAAGCTCACCATCAAGTACTTCGATACCGTCCCGGTTGCGACGAGCTTCTGCATCCTCAAGAGCGGTTTCCTCTATGTCGCCAGCCAGTTTGGAAATGCCGGCTTCTATCAGTTCGAGAAGCTTGGAGACGATGATGGAGAAATGGAGTTCACCAGCGATAGCTTCCCGGTTGACCCGCACGCTTCGTACGATCCCGTCTACTTCCACCCTCGAAAGGCGGAAAACATCACCATGTTTCAGAGCATCCCGTCGATGAATCCACTCACGGACTGCAAAGTCGCCAACCTGACGGGAGATGATGCTCCCCAAATTTACACAATctgcggcaccggcgcccgCTCCTCGTTCCGTACACTCAAGCATGGTTTGGATGTTACCGAAATTGTTGGTTCCGAGCTACCAGGCGCCCCGGTGGCCGTGTGGACACTGAAACTGAACCGAGATGACCAATACGATGCCTACATCGTTCTCTCCTTCGGTAACGGATCTCTCATTCTCAGCATCGGAGAAACGGTAGAAGAGGTTAGCGATTCTGGCTTTCTCACCCAGGTGCCCACCCTCGCGGCACAGCTCCTGGGCGAAAACGGCCTGCTTCAAGTCCACCCGAAGGGCATCCGAGTCGTTCGCAACGGACAGGCCTCCGACTGGGAGGTGCCCCAGCATCGCTCGATCGTTTCCGCCGCAACGAACGCAAAGCAGGTGGCCGTTGCCCTCAGTTCTGGAGAGATCATCTATTTCGAGGCCGATGATGAAGGCAACCTCAACGAATTTGAAGATAGAAAGGAGATGaccggcaccgtcaccgcCCTGAGTCTGGGCGATGTTCCCGAGGGCCGAGTTCGCAGCTCCTACCTCGCCGTGGGATGCGACGATTGCACAGTCCGCATACTCAGTTTGGATGCCGGTTCCACTCTCGAAAGCAAGTCGGTCCAGGCCCTGACAGCTGCGCCCACATCCttggccatcatcgccatggaTGACGCTTCGTCAGGCGGGTCAACCCTGTATCTCCATATCGGCCTGCATTCCGGAGTCTACCTGCGCACCGTCATAGACGAGGTCTCGGGCGAGTTGACTGACACGCGCCAAAAGTTTCTCGGTCCGAAGCAGGTCAAGCTTTTCCAGCTCACGGTCGAAGGCAAAACCTGCGTGCTCGCGCTGAGCTCAAGGCCATGGCTTGGATATCCCGATCCCATCACCAGCAGCTTCGTAATGACGCCTCTAAATTTCTCCGAGCTCCAATTTGGCTGGAATTTCACCAGTGAGCAGTGTGAGGAGGGGCTCGTCACAATCCATGGTCAGGAACTAAG CATTCTTTCCATCGAGCGGCTCGGTGACACGCTTACCCATAAATCCGTCTCCCTGACCTACACGCCGAGAAAGCTCATCAAGCATCCTGAGCAGCCACTCTTCTACACCATCGAAGCGGACAACAACACTCTTTCGCCCGATCTGCGGGAGAAGTTGCTTGCTGATCCTGCAGCGATGAATGGCGACTCGGCGGTTCTTCCGCCGGATACGTTTGGTTATCCGAGAGGAAACCACCGCTGGGCGTCGTGTATCAGCGTCATTGACCCTGTCTCTGCCGATGAGCCTCAGGTGCTCCAGACGCTGGAACTGGACAATAACGAATCTGTTGTCAGCTGCGCGATTGTTCCCTTCGCAAGCCAGGATGGAGAGCATTTCCTCGTTGTTGGCACTGGAACGAATATCGTGGTGAATCCGCCAAGCTTCTCAAGCGCTCATATCAACATTTATCGTCTcaacgatggcggccgagcgcTTGAATTCGTCCACCGAACACCCGTCGAAGATCTTCCGTCTGCACTGCTCGCTTTCCAAGGCAGAGCATTGGTCGGCATTGGCAAGACACTGCGAGTGTACGACCTTGGCATGCGACAGCTGTTGCGAAAATCACAGGCCGAGGTGTCCCCTCGGAAGATCGTGTCCTTGAATGCGCAGGGGAACCGAATCGTCGTTGGAGATGTCCAGCACGGCATCACATACGTGGCGTTCAAACAAACATCCAACAAGCTCATCCCCTTTGTCGATGATTACGTGGCCAGATGGACCACCTGCTCAGCCATGGTGGACTACGAATCGGTCGCCGGAGGTGACAAGTTTGGCAACATTTTCATCGTTCGCTCCCCCCCCAAAGCGAGCCAGGAAGCggatgaggaggagacgggcaTTCATCTGCTGAACGCTAGATCCTACCTGAACGGAACCCCGAACCGTCTAAACCTCATGTGCCACTTCTACACTGGGGATACTCCTACCAGTATCGCAAAGACGAGCCTGGTAGTTGGCGGTCAGAGCGTGCTCCTTTGGAGCGGGCTTATGGGCACGATTGGTGTTTTCATTCCCCTCGTCACCCGCGAAGACGCCGATTTCTTCCAAACGCTCGAGCAACACCTTCGAACCGACGACCCGCCACTGTTGGGACGGGATCATCTGATGTATCGTGGCTACTATGCTCCCGTCAAAGGCGTAATCGACGGTGACTTGTGCGAACGATACAATTTGCTTCCTAACGACAAGAAGATGATGATTGCGGCGGAGCTGGATCGCTCGGTCCGAGAAATTGAGCGAAAGATCTCT CACGTCCCCGAAACCCTACCTCTTGGGGCGTCGCAACTTGCGGCTCTCAGCGACGGATACCCAGAACAGCTGCTGCAACTCGCATCTTCAGGACTGTATTTGACTTCAACGGAGCCATCCCCAGCGCTGAAGATGAGCAAACCCGGCCTGTCCTTTGGGCTCAATGTGCGGAAGAAGCCGGGTCCTGCGAAGCCTGTCCCGTCGAAACGGAAGCCACTTTttggcggtgacgacgattcCGACGATGGCAATGCGGATGGCGAGGCATGCACTGAAATTGGAGGGCGTTTGGACCTCGATGGCACGACCTCGGAACAATCTTCAAGTCAAGTTGCTAAGCAGAGGGGCGCTCTGCCCACACAACCGCCGAAGCTCAAACCGAAGTCGCAGAAGGCTGTATTTGGAGACCTTTCCAACACTCTGTCATCCAAAAAGAACGCTGAGACGGCCGAAAAGCTAGACCCCAGTGTCTACGAGTACGACTCAGTCTACGACTCCCTCAAGCCCACGAAGGAGGCTACGACAGAGGATGTGGAACGAAAACCGAAATACATGAAGAGCCTTATGCAGGCGGCAGAGGTACGAAAGCGTGATGCGCTGATTGCCGAGGAGAAAAAGATTGCGCGCGAGCGCGAGGCTGAGGGCGACGAGTACGCGGATAAAGAGAAGTTTGTTACCGAGGCGTATAagaagcagcaggaggagaaCAAGAGACTGGAGGCGGAAGAAAGAAagagggaggaggaagaggcaAAGAAGAACGAGGGTGGCGGCATGTCTGCCTTTTACAGAAAACTCCTCGACCAGGGCGACGAGAGGCATAGCCGGGTAGTCAAGGCGGCTGAGGAGAGAGCGAAGCAGGGTCCGCAGACGGATCAAAAGAGtgacgaggagatggacaaggacaaggctGAAGCAAGGCTCGCGCAAGATCTGAATGAGAAAGGCGCATCTATCGCGCTGaacgaagacggcgaggttGTCGACAAGCGCCAACTTCTTCAAGGGGGTCTCAACGTCGGCGCCAAGAAAAAACAGGCTGTTGAGCACGAAGCGGGTCGGGCCAGGGAAAGCAGCCGGAGCCATTTCAGCGGTGCACAAGTCGACAGGAAGCAAGCCATGAGGGAACGCCAGACGCGTATGTTGGAGGAGCAACTGGAACAATCGTTGAAGCGTTCGAGGGAGGACGAGAAGGCTCAACGCGAGGAAGTCGAGCGCACAGCAAAGAGCCGCAAGACAGAGGGTGAGATCTCGAGTGCGAGGGAGAGATACCTGGCAAGAAAGCgcgaggcggaggaggccaAGAAACAGGGCTCGACGGAATAG
- a CDS encoding mRNA processing protein, with amino-acid sequence MEPALRKTIGSLCGRCWSASLRSRVLSSQHQGKEKKQLIKSFTAGLHTGSSFPAKKRENSSKEARARSFPSSTSSKNHYSSGPATTSVRLGQDDLFHPFSSSPVPEFRRRAAFMKQHACCPHPDHKPTKLPTIAPKDESNEMTPGELAPKRVDFECPDCGFPVYCSKEHWMEHYEEHLKVCDTLRQINEDDHDLRSGRVFHEANLPDLQLDEAAINMTNWDTFMYTREFEAINSDRSMRQITRLLTYPVTIGSVLHELSPYNIGKGGRLTSEGLKSFSALRYNLHPPKAGRGAGVKQLRPEPPPVRLFILGARAESSLPRSAWVQLAHLFPESRLHLIFVGPESMANRDDEFPLPARTASNPFGAVVEDRVWYKMKISTIVDYYHTIHKTGYFAPHDPYFDCFVLFHPGLGHPASTHEWEETLPLLLETKVPIISTGYTQFDLERDVEWVHKKSKGEFDVLLEPGENIFRSLRWDLNDMDPQDITCGNWGVWAFRGKRYETTTKPE; translated from the exons ATGGAGCCAGCACTGCGTAAGACGATAGGCAGTTTGTGCGGCCGCTGCTGGTCAGCCTCTTTGCGCAGCCGGGTGCTGAGTTCGCAACATCAAGGGAAGGAAAAAAAGCAACTGATAAAATCGTTTACCGCGGGCCTCCATACTGGGTCGTCGTTCCCTGCCAAAAAGCGGGAGAATTCTTCGAAGGaagcgagggcgaggagtTTCCCGTCGAGCACAAGCTCCAAGAACCACTACAGCTCAGGACCAGCGACAACAAGCGTGAGACTGGGCCAAGATGACTTGTTCCaccccttctcctcctcgcccgttCCCGAGTTTCGGCGTCGAGCGGCGTTCATGAAGCAACACGCATGCTGTCCACACCCGGATCACAAGCCGACGAAGCTGCCGACTATCGCGCCGAAGGATGAGAGCAACGAGATGACGCCTGGGGAGTTGGCACCGAAGCGGGTGGATTTTGAGTGCCCAGACTGTGGCTTCCCGGTCTACTGCAGCAAGGAGCACTGGATGGAACACTACGAGGAGCATCTAAAAGTATGCGACACGCTGCGGCAGATCAACGAGGATGACCACGATCTCCGTTCCGGGCGCGTCTTTCACGAAGCGAATTTGCCGGATCTGcagctggacgaggcggcgatcAACATGACGAATTGGGACACGTTCATGTACACTCGAGAGTTTGAGGCGATCAACTCTGACCGCTCCATGAGGCAGATCACACGATTGCTGACGTATCCCGTCACCATCGGCAGCGTGCTGCACGAACTGAGCCCGTATAACATTGGCAAAGGGGGACGGCTTACGTCCGAGGGGCTGAAGAGCTTCAGTG CTCTGAGGTACAACTTGCATCCACCCAAAGCTGGGCGCGGCGCTGGGGTGAAGCAGCTGCGTCCGGAGCCGCCTCCGGTCAGGCTGTTCATCCTTGGTGCTCGAGCGGAGTCGTCGTTGCCACGATCGGCTTGGGTGCAGCTGGCGCACTTATTCCCCGAGTCGAGGTTGCATCTCATCTTCGTCGGGCCCGAGAGCATGGCCAACCGAGATGACGAATTCCCGTTGCCGGCGCGAACGGCGTCGAATCCCTttggcgccgtcgtggaGGACCGTGTTTGGTACAAGATGAAGATCAGCACCATTGTCGACTACTACCATACGATCCACAAGACAGGCTACTTTGCGCCCCACGACCCGTATTTTGATTGCTTCGTCCTCTTCCATCCGGGCCTTGGTCACCCGGCGAGCACGCACGAGTGGGAGGAGacgctgccgttgctgctggAGACGAAGGTGCCCATCATCAGCACCGGGTACACGCAATTCGACCTCGAGCGGGACGTTGAGTGGGTGCATAAGAAGTCGAAGGGCGAGTTTGACGTGCTGCTGGAGCCGGGTGAGAATATTTTCCGCAGCCTACGGTGGGATCTGAACGACATGGACCCTCAGGATATCACCTGCGGCAACTGGGGCGTGTGGGCCTTCCGAGGCAAGAG AtacgagacgacgacgaagcctgAGTGA